CCCGCCGCCGAAGCCCCCGAGGGGTTTATTTTTCTTTCGGCGGGTAATTGAGCGGTGCGAAAAATTCGTCGAGTGTAATGTTGTAAAACTTGCAAATAATTGTTATAGTCGTCAGATTCGGGAAATTCTTGCCGGATTCGAGTTGTGCAATTCCCAACCCGGTCGCTTCGGCCAACTCCTCCTGCGATTGGTGGTCGTGCAAGCGCCTTAGTTCCTTCACCCGCAGAATGATTTTTTGAAGCAATTCTTCGTCGCGGCGTTGTTTTTTTTGTTCCATTATACAAAAAAATGGAATAAGTCGATTTTTTATACTTAAACATGTTTAAGTATTGAGTAATTTGCTTATATTTGTACAAGTAAAATTCCGATTACAGAAATTATGCTAACTTTGCAGAATAATACGGCATCGCCGTAACGACATACCATAAGGTTAAGACAACCTTTACGCCGTTAACAAACTTCCGACTGTCGATATGACAGGTTTATGCGTGGTGTAAATATTGTCTGAAACCCTTGCTATGTCCCGGCCTTGTGCCGGGACGGGCTCGGGCGTAAGGGCAACTACCATGCAAGGCTCGGAAGGCCGGTTAACGGGAGTTTGCACCTGCGCCCTTGCTTTTTTTTCGCAGGCCGCAGGCCGTATGCCGCCTCCGGGTACGGTTCGGGCGATGAATTCTTCTCCCCTGAACAGCGTCACTATTGTTCGTCCGGCCGTACCCGTTTTTTTTCGCCCCCCCCCTCCCTGTTTTTGCCTCCCGGTGCATCCCGCAATGGAAAAGGCCTGCGCACGTCATGCGCAGGCCTTTTGCCCAGTTGCCGTCGCAGGTCTACGCCTGCGCCGCTTCCTTCTCGGCCATCACGCAGCGCGTGGTGCCGAAAATATTGAGGTTGAGGTGCCCGGCGATGTAGGCCAGCGCCTTCTGTGCCTTGACCGAGTTGCCGGCCTCGTCGAGCGGCGGGGCGAAGGCCGCTACGCCCATCACGCCCGGGACGACGCCCATGATGCCGCCGCCCACGCCCGTCTTGGCCGGGAGCCCCGTCGTGAAGAGCCAGTCGCCCGTGTGCTCGTAGAAACCCACGGTCGCCATCATTGAGGCGATTTTGGGCGACAGCTCGGGCTTGAAGACCTGTTGTTTGGTCACGGGGTTCTTGCCTCCGTTGGCGATCGTCGCCGCCATCGTGGCGAGCTGTTTGGCCGTCACGCCGATCGAACACTGGCGCGTGTAGATGTCCAGCGCCATGTCCGGGTCGTCGTAGATGCGGTTGTAATTCTTCAGCAGCCATGCGATCGACTTGTTGTTGAAGTTGGTCGCCGTCTCCGACTTGTACAACTCGTCGATCACCTCGACCTGCGAGCCTGCGAGCCCTTCGATGAATCCGGTGATCGCCTTCCATTTGCCGTCGCTGTCGCCTACGGGCTGCACCATCGAGCAGGCGCTGATCGCCCCGGCATTCACCAGCGGCGTCGAGGGATGGTCGTTTTCGAGCAGGATCGCCATGATCGAATTGAAAGGCAGCCCCGTCGCATCGGCGCCGATCTTCGTCAGCACCTCCTGTGCGCTGTACTGGTTCATCGCCAGGATGGCCGTCGGGACTTTCGATACCGATTCGATGCCGAATTTGTAATCGGTGTCGCCCACGGCGATCACCTCCCCGTCGGGCAGGCAGGCCGCGATGCCGAAGAGGGTCGACGGTACGTTGGCCAGGTAGGGGATATAGTCGGCGTTCTTGCCGCCCGTTTCGTTCTTGCAGCGCTCGTAGGCCTGCTGTACGGCCTCGCGAACCGTTGCGTTGTCGATTTTCTGGATCATTGTCTGATATATTTACCGATTTATTTGTTGTGAAGTTCCGTATCCGAAGGTTTCGCCATCGGTCCGGGATCGTTGGTATGTACCGGAGCCGCTACGACGGGCTGCTGCTCCCAGTGGAACGGGGCGAAGTCGGCCGCGGCCTCGGGG
This Alistipes onderdonkii DNA region includes the following protein-coding sequences:
- a CDS encoding helix-turn-helix domain-containing protein, with the translated sequence MEQKKQRRDEELLQKIILRVKELRRLHDHQSQEELAEATGLGIAQLESGKNFPNLTTITIICKFYNITLDEFFAPLNYPPKEK
- the glsA gene encoding glutaminase A, with amino-acid sequence MIQKIDNATVREAVQQAYERCKNETGGKNADYIPYLANVPSTLFGIAACLPDGEVIAVGDTDYKFGIESVSKVPTAILAMNQYSAQEVLTKIGADATGLPFNSIMAILLENDHPSTPLVNAGAISACSMVQPVGDSDGKWKAITGFIEGLAGSQVEVIDELYKSETATNFNNKSIAWLLKNYNRIYDDPDMALDIYTRQCSIGVTAKQLATMAATIANGGKNPVTKQQVFKPELSPKIASMMATVGFYEHTGDWLFTTGLPAKTGVGGGIMGVVPGVMGVAAFAPPLDEAGNSVKAQKALAYIAGHLNLNIFGTTRCVMAEKEAAQA